The proteins below come from a single Natrinema sp. SYSU A 869 genomic window:
- a CDS encoding enoyl-CoA hydratase/isomerase family protein, which yields MIDVDADGSIRTLTIDRPEARNALTVDGLEALETAVDDADEPVIYLRGRGPAFSAGADLNEVAALEGDRDRAAEFARLGQRVAQTIEDSPAVVVAGIDGPARGGGLELALACDIRVGTPESTYGEPGVNFGLFGAWGGTVRLPRILGEGDALEFALSGRSIDAEEALRIGLLSRIEDDPHSVAAEISDNAHDALAALKRRVRDDGDRATQERREAEAFADLVAAHADDIDALLE from the coding sequence ATGATTGACGTCGACGCCGACGGATCGATTCGTACCCTGACGATCGACCGCCCCGAGGCACGCAACGCGCTCACGGTCGATGGACTCGAAGCGTTGGAAACGGCGGTCGACGACGCCGACGAGCCGGTGATCTACCTCCGCGGACGCGGCCCGGCCTTCTCCGCGGGAGCCGACCTGAACGAGGTCGCGGCGCTCGAGGGAGACCGCGACCGCGCGGCCGAGTTCGCGCGCCTAGGCCAGCGCGTGGCCCAGACGATCGAGGACTCCCCCGCAGTCGTCGTCGCAGGGATCGACGGCCCCGCACGCGGAGGCGGCCTCGAGCTGGCACTGGCCTGTGACATCCGGGTCGGCACGCCCGAGTCGACCTACGGCGAACCGGGGGTCAACTTCGGGCTGTTCGGTGCTTGGGGCGGGACCGTCCGGCTGCCCCGCATCCTCGGCGAGGGCGATGCCCTCGAGTTCGCGCTCTCGGGCCGGTCGATCGACGCCGAGGAGGCGCTGCGAATCGGCCTGCTCTCGCGAATCGAGGACGATCCACACTCGGTCGCTGCGGAAATCTCGGACAACGCCCACGACGCACTCGCCGCCCTGAAACGCCGGGTTCGGGATGACGGCGATCGCGCTACACAGGAACGACGCGAAGCCGAGGCGTTCGCCGACCTCGTCGCTGCCCACGCCGACGATATCGACGCGCTGCTCGAGTAG
- a CDS encoding SHOCT domain-containing protein, translating to MGLLRNKWLWLSVLGVLVSGGLLLAVVGYLGILVYSGLASGTPIVTRLLEIAVPVLTAVTLLVGLLAVSTVGVLWVLVQNASLPRSDRMATLAERLEREYTPLQHLGLSEFLSPPEPSADERAEQALADLKQQYVAGDLTEAEFERKVDRLVANDSIDEARAARERNRIVDGEADRH from the coding sequence ATGGGACTTCTCAGGAACAAGTGGCTATGGCTATCCGTTCTTGGCGTCCTCGTCTCCGGTGGATTGCTCCTCGCCGTCGTCGGTTACCTCGGTATACTCGTGTATTCCGGGCTCGCAAGCGGGACGCCCATCGTGACGAGGCTACTCGAGATTGCGGTGCCCGTTCTCACAGCCGTTACCCTCTTGGTCGGCCTTCTTGCGGTCTCGACCGTCGGCGTGTTGTGGGTGCTCGTCCAGAACGCGTCATTGCCACGGAGCGATCGGATGGCGACGCTTGCCGAGCGGCTCGAGCGCGAGTATACGCCGCTGCAGCACCTCGGGCTCTCGGAGTTCTTGTCACCGCCAGAACCGTCAGCGGACGAACGAGCCGAGCAGGCACTCGCCGACCTGAAACAGCAGTACGTTGCGGGCGACCTCACCGAGGCGGAGTTCGAACGGAAAGTCGATCGGCTCGTCGCGAACGATTCGATCGACGAAGCACGTGCCGCCCGCGAACGGAACCGAATTGTCGACGGGGAGGCGGACCGTCACTGA